GGTGGGAGAAAAAGCATTCGCCAGCAGGGCTGGCTCCTACAGTAGATGGAAATCGGGTCAACCGCTCTATTCCACCGGATTGACGCACTCCCCCCGATTGGGGTCCAGCTTGCAGCGCACCTTGCGTTCCAGGGTCAACATATCCGCGCTGTAATACCCCTTCCCGCGCAGGGTCAAACGGGCATCCTGCATCATCATCTCGTACTCGCGTTTATCCTGGACCGGATGTAATCCAATACCGCCCCCGAATGCCAAGGCCCGGGCGCTCGTATTGGCGACTCCCCCACAAACCTGGGAGGCTCTCGATCGACCGCGATAAGCGTGTTAGCGCGTTCAAACCGACACCTATGGACCGGCCCATTCGGTACTAAAGTAGTAGTGATCCGGCTCCCTCGGCGGTGTTCAAATGAATCGGCCGATCACGGCCAATCTCTGACACGAATAATAATCGAGGAGCTCGCTATGTGGACCAAACCCAGCTATGTGGACATGCGCATCGGCTTTGAAGTCACCATGTACATTTCCAATCGCTGATGCCGGTTCCCGCGGGCCCACCTTAGTGGGATCCGCGGGTTCCGGGTCTCACGCCCATGCATATCCGAATTCTCGGCTCGGCGGCCGGCGGCGGCTTTCCCCAGTGGAACTGCCAGTGCGCCAATTGCGCCGGGCTGCGCCAGGGCACCATCGACGCGGTGCCCCGTACCCAGTCTTCCATCGCGCTGTCCGACGACGGCGAGCACTGGATTCTGTGTAATACCTCGCCGGACATTCGCGCCCAATTGGAAAGCACGCCGGAACTGCGGCGGACGGACGGCAAACGCGGTACCGCCATCGGTGCCATCGTGCTGATGGACAGCCAGATCGATCACACCACCGGCCTGCTGATGTTACGCGAGGGCTGCCCCCATGAGGTCTGGTGTACCGAGATGGTCCATCAGGATCTGTGCTCTGGCTTTCCACTGTTCCGCATTCTGGATCACTGGAACGGTGGGCTGCGCTGGAACCCGATTCCGTTGGCCGGTGAGTTCCGCATCCCCTGCTGTCCGGGTCTGAGCCTCACGCCGATCCCGCTGCGCAGCGCGGCACCGCCCTATTCTCCGCACCGTAATGATCCCCACCCCGGCGACAACATCGGCCTGCTGGTGGAGGACGCTGACGGCAAGCGCCTGTTCTATGCGCCCGGCCTTGGCCAGGTGGACGCCGAACTGCGCGCCCTGATGGCCAGTGCCGATTGCCTGTTGGTGGACGGCACTTTCTGGCGCGAGGATGAAATGCGCCACGCCGGCGTCGGCACCAAACCGGCCAGCGAAATGGGCCACCTGCCGCAGAGCGGCCCGGGCGGCATGCTGGAACTGCTGGCCAGTCTGCCGGAACCCCAACGCCGGATACTCATCCATATCAATAACACCAATCCGATCCTCGACCACGGCTCCGAGGAGCGCGCCCGGGTGGAACGCCAGGGGGTCGAGGTGGCCTACGATGGAATGGCGATTCGATTATGAGCGAGCTGGCCTCCGCCCTGCCACTGAGCCGCGCCGAGTTCGAACAGGCGCTGCGCGACAAGGGCCGTTACTACCACATCCATCATCCTTATCACGTGGCCATGTATGAGGGCCGCGCCAGCCGCCGGCAAATCCAGGGCTGGGTGGCGAACCGGTATTACTATCAGGTGAATATTCCGGTGAAGGACGCCGCCATCCTCGCCAACTGCCGGGATCGGGATGTCCGCCGCGAATGGGTGCAGCGTATTCATGACCACGATGGCGCCGCCGGCGGCGAAGGCGGCATCGAAGCCTGGGTCCGCCTGGGCGAGGCGGTGGGCCTGAGCGCCGAAGAAATACGCTCCCAGGAACATGTGCTGCCCGGGGTGCGCTTCGCGGTGGACGCCTACGTGCAGTTCGCCCGCACCGCCAGTTGGCAGGAGGCGGCCTGTTCGTCCCTGACCGAGCTGTTCGCGCCGCGGATTCACCAGTCGCGGCTGGACAGCTGGCCCCGGCATTATCCGTGGATCGGCGAGGATGGATATCACTACTTCCGCAACCGCATGGGCGAGGCACGGCGGGACGTGGAACACGGCCTGCGCATCACGCTGGATCATTTCACCACCCGCGAGGCCCAACGGCGGGCGTTGGACATTCTGCAGTTCAAGCTGGATATTCTGTGGACCATGCTCGACGCCATGAGCATGGCCTACGAACTTGAACGGCCGCCCTACCATACCGTCACCGATGAAGGCGTCTGGCATCGGGGGTTGCAGCAATGAGCGCACCACATCAGGACGCCATTCCACTGTTGCGCCGGGGCTTCCGTCTGCAATGGGAACCGGCGCAACAGACCCATGTGCTGCTGTACCCGGAAGGCATGGTAAAACTGAACGAGAGCGCCGCCCAGATTCTCACGCTGGTGAACGGCGAGCGCAGCGTCGCGGACATTGTCGCCACTTTGCATCAGCGCTTCCCGGAGGTACCGGATCTGGAAGCGGACGTGTTGGATTTTCTCGAGGCCGCCCATGGTAACCACTGGCTCACCGAACGCTGAGATCCGCCCGGGACCGCCGTTATGGCTGTTGGCGGAGCTGACCTACCGCTGCCCGCTGCAATGCCCCTATTGCTCCAACCCGGTGGACTTCGCCGACCAGGGCCAGGAGCTGGACACCGGGCAATGGCTGGACGTGTTCGCCCAGGCACGGGCCATGGGCGCGGCCCAGTTGGGCTTGTCCGGCGGCGAACCGCTGACCCGGCCGGATCTGATCGAGCTGGTTTCCG
This sequence is a window from Alloalcanivorax dieselolei B5. Protein-coding genes within it:
- a CDS encoding putative solute-binding protein; this encodes MAFGGGIGLHPVQDKREYEMMMQDARLTLRGKGYYSADMLTLERKVRCKLDPNRGECVNPVE
- the pqqA gene encoding pyrroloquinoline quinone precursor peptide PqqA; protein product: MWTKPSYVDMRIGFEVTMYISNR
- the pqqB gene encoding pyrroloquinoline quinone biosynthesis protein PqqB — its product is MHIRILGSAAGGGFPQWNCQCANCAGLRQGTIDAVPRTQSSIALSDDGEHWILCNTSPDIRAQLESTPELRRTDGKRGTAIGAIVLMDSQIDHTTGLLMLREGCPHEVWCTEMVHQDLCSGFPLFRILDHWNGGLRWNPIPLAGEFRIPCCPGLSLTPIPLRSAAPPYSPHRNDPHPGDNIGLLVEDADGKRLFYAPGLGQVDAELRALMASADCLLVDGTFWREDEMRHAGVGTKPASEMGHLPQSGPGGMLELLASLPEPQRRILIHINNTNPILDHGSEERARVERQGVEVAYDGMAIRL
- the pqqC gene encoding pyrroloquinoline-quinone synthase PqqC, which codes for MSELASALPLSRAEFEQALRDKGRYYHIHHPYHVAMYEGRASRRQIQGWVANRYYYQVNIPVKDAAILANCRDRDVRREWVQRIHDHDGAAGGEGGIEAWVRLGEAVGLSAEEIRSQEHVLPGVRFAVDAYVQFARTASWQEAACSSLTELFAPRIHQSRLDSWPRHYPWIGEDGYHYFRNRMGEARRDVEHGLRITLDHFTTREAQRRALDILQFKLDILWTMLDAMSMAYELERPPYHTVTDEGVWHRGLQQ
- the pqqD gene encoding pyrroloquinoline quinone biosynthesis peptide chaperone PqqD — encoded protein: MSAPHQDAIPLLRRGFRLQWEPAQQTHVLLYPEGMVKLNESAAQILTLVNGERSVADIVATLHQRFPEVPDLEADVLDFLEAAHGNHWLTER